One part of the Glycine max cultivar Williams 82 chromosome 14, Glycine_max_v4.0, whole genome shotgun sequence genome encodes these proteins:
- the LOC102670270 gene encoding uncharacterized protein codes for MVDALSRVVPLLDGQLFILSMLNFDFLEQLHKSLHSSAIYLDLLQNIQQHLAQYSGFKVNRKLVFFQERIWIPSDSPFISNLLAEFHTTPPEQSHGVSKTLHRLQTNFFWPHMRCDVCRYVSQIFICQQTKYQTRKPTKGFSPIEVVDSLMAAHTTIHFTLERLLLKAQTTMKHSVDAHDRDVSYNAGD; via the exons ATGGTAGATGCCTTGTCCCGTGTTGTCCCACTATTGGATGGTCAACTCTTCATTCTGTCGATGCTCAATTTCGACTTCTTGGAGCAGTTACACAAATCACTTCATTCTTCTGCTATTTATTTGGATTTGTTGCAGAATATTCAACAACACCTTGCGCAATATTCAGGTTTCAAGGTAAACCGCAAGCTTGTCTTTTTTCAGGAAAGGATATGGATTCCTTCAGATAGTCCATTCATTTCAAATCTCCTGGCCGAGTTTCACACCACCCCCCCTGAGCAGTCACATGGGGTTTCCAAAACCCTTCATAGGCTTCAAACCAACTTCTTCTGGCCACATATGCGTTGTGACGTTTGCCGCTACGTGTCTCAAATTTTCATCTGTCAACAGACAAAGTATCAGACCAGGAAGCCAACAAAG GGCTTTTCCCCAATAGAAGTTGTTGATTCGTTAATGGCTGCCCACACTACTATTCACTTTACTCTAGAACGTCTTCTCCTTAAGGCTCAAACAACTATGAAGCATTCTGTTGATGCTCATGATCGTGATGTTTCCTATAATGCTGGTGACTAG